One Enterobacter asburiae genomic window, ATCTGCTACCGCGCGATATGAAGCCCAAACCGACATCGCGGCGAAATGAGCCCGCGTATCTGGGGCACATTGTTGAGAGCGTTGCGAAGTGGCGCGGAGAGGATCCGCACTGGCTTTCGGCGCAGACGGATGACAACGTGCGTAATCTGTTCGGGATAAACGTTTAAAGCTTGCGGAAGTCGGTATTTTTAACGCTCTGCAGGACCTGCTTGTTCAGCAGATTGAGCAACAGCATAGAGCGAGCTTCCCCGTCCGGCTCGGCAAAAATCGCCTGCAGACCTTCGAAAGCGCCTTCGGTAATCACGACGCTATCGCCGGTGTAAGGAGTTTCGGGGTCGGTGATTCCTTCAGGCTGTTGATAAATCGACAGTTGATGAATGACCGTCGACGGAACTGTTGCCGGGTGGGCGCCAAAACGAACGAAGTGGCTGACGCCACGCGTTGCGCTGATGGTGGTGGTGTGGATGACTTCCGGGTCGAACTCCACGAACAGGTAGTTCGGGAACAACGGCTCACTGACGGTTGTGCGCTTCCCGCGCTGCATTTTTTCAAGCGTGATCACGGGTGTCAGGCAATTTACAGACTGACGTTCAAGATGTTCCTGCGCGCGCTGAAGTTGCCCGCGTTTGCAATACAGTAAATACCAGGCCTGCATAAT contains:
- the rfaH gene encoding transcription/translation regulatory transformer protein RfaH gives rise to the protein MQAWYLLYCKRGQLQRAQEHLERQSVNCLTPVITLEKMQRGKRTTVSEPLFPNYLFVEFDPEVIHTTTISATRGVSHFVRFGAHPATVPSTVIHQLSIYQQPEGITDPETPYTGDSVVITEGAFEGLQAIFAEPDGEARSMLLLNLLNKQVLQSVKNTDFRKL